One window of Fusobacterium polymorphum genomic DNA carries:
- a CDS encoding type III toxin-antitoxin system ToxN/AbiQ family toxin: MGVKIYIIQEEYIDYLRQSDEKVLKNKLEKRPYIGIVLKQGNFKYFSPLGSPKEKHKLMKRRLDFIKIKNGELGIINLNNSIPIKGNEIRLLDINALKNSSNISDRKYGIMCEDQLIWCDNNFEIIEKNFKKLYSLYLNNKLPKSLQERCCNFKLLEEKSLDYHKEIQYNCLTGNRINIELHSSGENKWIAKKDIEKFEIKKKDNAKEILADIYLKMSEKELKEYIKIKGKEETKHLSDEEKLYQIPITYYNISELDITKEIEQKFVSMKEKEKAQKIDKSKEQGIGE, encoded by the coding sequence GTGGGAGTAAAAATTTATATTATACAAGAAGAATATATAGACTATCTAAGACAAAGTGATGAAAAAGTTCTAAAAAATAAATTAGAAAAAAGACCTTATATTGGAATAGTACTCAAACAAGGAAACTTTAAGTATTTTTCTCCATTAGGTTCTCCAAAAGAAAAGCATAAACTAATGAAAAGAAGGTTAGATTTCATAAAAATAAAAAATGGGGAACTAGGAATAATTAATTTAAATAATTCTATCCCAATAAAAGGGAATGAAATAAGGTTATTAGATATTAATGCTTTAAAAAATTCTTCTAATATATCTGATAGAAAATATGGGATAATGTGTGAAGATCAGTTGATATGGTGTGATAATAACTTTGAAATAATTGAAAAAAATTTTAAAAAATTATATTCACTGTATCTAAATAATAAACTACCTAAATCTTTACAAGAAAGATGCTGTAATTTTAAATTATTGGAAGAAAAATCTCTAGATTATCATAAAGAAATTCAATATAATTGTCTTACAGGAAATAGAATTAATATTGAATTACACTCTTCAGGAGAAAATAAATGGATAGCTAAAAAGGATATTGAAAAATTTGAGATTAAAAAGAAAGATAATGCAAAAGAAATATTAGCTGATATATATTTAAAAATGTCAGAAAAAGAATTAAAAGAATATATAAAAATTAAAGGAAAGGAAGAAACAAAACATCTATCAGATGAGGAAAAACTCTACCAAATACCTATAACTTACTATAATATTTCAGAATTAGACATAACAAAAGAAATAGAACAAAAGTTTGTTTCAATGAAAGAAAAAGAGAAAGCTCAAAAAATTGATAAATCAAAAGAACAAGGTATAGGTGAGTAA